One region of Syntrophobacter fumaroxidans MPOB genomic DNA includes:
- a CDS encoding GAF domain-containing protein, with translation MTISNTIISIMTADLKPKDLKKQMALIHELGNFLSASLSLREMLEGAIWKVLAHFDLDAGRIYLMHESGLYLALAAAIGTDPRGMEKINRNEGFTGKAVRNRAFIAQHVSELEEEDRMSLLIRKGFKVVICIPLIVMDNITGVMNLTANRDIELDQEEIDLLITVANHIAIAAHHAKLQKEIENREKTIDFLRTQLQNIPKP, from the coding sequence ATGACGATCAGCAACACGATCATCTCCATCATGACCGCCGATCTCAAGCCGAAAGACCTCAAAAAGCAGATGGCCCTCATCCATGAGCTCGGCAACTTTCTTTCAGCCTCCCTCAGCCTCAGGGAAATGCTGGAAGGAGCCATCTGGAAAGTCCTGGCTCATTTCGACCTCGACGCAGGCAGAATCTACCTGATGCATGAGAGCGGCCTCTACCTGGCCCTGGCCGCGGCCATCGGAACGGATCCCAGGGGCATGGAAAAAATCAACCGGAATGAAGGTTTCACCGGGAAAGCCGTCCGTAACAGGGCGTTTATCGCCCAGCACGTCTCCGAGCTCGAGGAAGAAGACCGGATGTCGCTGCTCATACGCAAGGGTTTCAAGGTCGTGATCTGCATCCCGCTCATCGTCATGGACAACATAACCGGCGTCATGAACCTGACGGCCAACAGGGATATCGAACTGGATCAGGAGGAGATCGATCTCCTGATCACCGTGGCAAACCATATCGCCATAGCCGCACACCACGCCAAGCTGCAGAAGGAAATCGAAAACCGGGAAAAGACCATCGACTTCCTGCGCACCCAGCTGCAGAATATTCCCAAGCCTTGA
- the rpsI gene encoding 30S ribosomal protein S9 — MADQRFYATGKRKTAVARVWLKPGSGSVTINKRTIEEYIDRETSKMVIYQPLVLTGTFGKLDVTVNVLGGGGSGQAGAIRHGISKALLEFNPEFREVLKRAGFLTRDSRVKERKKYGRRSARARFQYSKR, encoded by the coding sequence ATGGCGGATCAGCGTTTTTACGCAACGGGGAAACGGAAGACTGCGGTCGCTCGGGTCTGGCTCAAGCCGGGATCGGGCTCCGTGACCATCAACAAGAGAACGATCGAGGAGTATATCGATCGCGAAACCAGCAAAATGGTCATTTACCAGCCCCTGGTTCTAACGGGCACCTTCGGCAAGCTGGACGTAACCGTGAACGTGTTGGGCGGAGGCGGGTCCGGCCAGGCGGGGGCGATCCGTCACGGTATCTCCAAGGCCCTTCTGGAGTTTAATCCGGAGTTTCGAGAGGTACTCAAGAGAGCTGGATTTCTCACGCGGGATTCGAGGGTCAAGGAACGGAAAAAATACGGCCGTCGAAGCGCCCGGGCAAGATTCCAGTATTCCAAGCGGTAG
- a CDS encoding ABC transporter ATP-binding protein encodes MLRIRNLKCFYGRIRAVSGVSLSVRRGEIIALIGANGAGKSTLLNAICGLHPQWNGEILIEKQSLSGLKPPDIVKMGISLVPEGRMLFPPLSVIDNLKLGAYVRYRKKEHREIEGDLGTVLELFPVLKERMKQPAGMLSGGEQQMLAIGRALMARPRLLLLDEPSMGLAPFLVRLILDVLVQLKGQGMTVLLVEQNARAALQIADRGYVLENGKVILDGNASELLTDHDVKRAYLGKDYREFYEGRA; translated from the coding sequence ATGTTGCGTATTCGCAACCTCAAGTGTTTTTACGGACGGATCCGCGCGGTCAGCGGTGTGAGCCTCTCCGTGCGCCGGGGGGAAATCATTGCCCTCATCGGAGCGAACGGGGCCGGCAAGAGCACACTGCTCAACGCGATCTGCGGTTTGCATCCCCAGTGGAACGGCGAAATCCTGATCGAGAAGCAATCGCTGAGCGGGTTGAAGCCGCCTGACATCGTCAAGATGGGAATCAGCCTCGTTCCCGAAGGAAGGATGCTGTTCCCGCCGCTCAGCGTCATCGACAACCTGAAGCTGGGTGCGTACGTCCGGTACCGGAAAAAGGAGCATCGGGAGATCGAGGGCGACCTCGGCACCGTGCTCGAGTTGTTCCCGGTATTGAAGGAAAGGATGAAGCAGCCCGCGGGGATGCTTTCGGGCGGGGAACAACAGATGCTCGCCATCGGCCGTGCGCTCATGGCACGCCCCCGTCTGCTGCTGCTCGACGAGCCTTCCATGGGGCTGGCTCCCTTCCTGGTGCGGTTGATCCTCGACGTGCTCGTCCAGCTCAAAGGGCAGGGAATGACGGTTTTGCTCGTCGAGCAGAACGCGCGCGCCGCGTTGCAGATCGCGGACCGAGGCTACGTTCTGGAGAACGGGAAGGTGATTCTCGACGGCAATGCTTCGGAACTGCTCACGGACCATGACGTCAAGCGCGCGTACCTGGGCAAGGACTATCGTGAATTCTACGAAGGGAGGGCCTGA
- a CDS encoding branched-chain amino acid ABC transporter permease: protein MRNAFFVLVIAVVGLSVSNAYHFQLLTFIGINTLLALGLNMLMGYAGQISLGHAAFYGLGAYATAILTVHLNWSPWLALPVAVVLTVVIAFLVALPMLRLSGFYLGMGTLGFGMIGYIIFREWSRFTGGDSGLVGIPSLELGPISFASARNYFYLVWAVVLVCLLLCERLVDSRVGRGLRAIHDSEQAAAAMGIDTSRLKIQIFVLSAVFAALAGFLYAHLVNFISPGSFDFLVSVRIVTMVVIGGMASIWGSLLGASLLTVLPEFLQAFADSEMIVYGLILMVIMIFLPQGLTRGIMDAYEGARTRKASKSASINS from the coding sequence ATGAGAAATGCCTTTTTTGTACTTGTCATCGCGGTGGTGGGACTGTCCGTTTCCAACGCATACCATTTCCAGCTGTTGACCTTCATCGGCATCAACACGCTGCTGGCCCTCGGCCTCAACATGCTGATGGGCTACGCGGGCCAGATTTCCCTCGGTCATGCCGCATTCTACGGCTTGGGGGCCTATGCCACGGCGATCCTCACCGTTCACTTGAATTGGTCCCCGTGGCTGGCCTTGCCCGTGGCGGTCGTCCTGACCGTGGTCATCGCGTTCCTGGTGGCCCTGCCGATGCTTCGGCTGTCGGGCTTCTACCTGGGCATGGGCACGCTCGGATTCGGGATGATCGGCTATATCATTTTTCGTGAGTGGAGTCGCTTCACGGGAGGGGATTCGGGGCTGGTCGGAATACCTTCGCTCGAGTTGGGACCGATTTCCTTTGCTTCCGCAAGGAACTATTTCTACCTGGTCTGGGCTGTGGTGCTGGTCTGCCTGCTGCTGTGCGAGCGATTGGTCGATTCACGCGTGGGGCGCGGGCTGCGGGCCATTCACGACAGCGAGCAGGCCGCGGCCGCGATGGGCATCGACACCAGCCGGCTGAAAATACAGATTTTCGTGCTGAGTGCGGTTTTCGCCGCGCTGGCCGGGTTTCTATATGCGCACCTGGTGAATTTCATCAGTCCGGGGTCGTTTGACTTCCTGGTATCCGTGCGCATCGTGACGATGGTGGTCATCGGCGGCATGGCGAGCATCTGGGGCTCTTTGCTCGGAGCCTCCCTGCTGACGGTTCTTCCTGAGTTTCTGCAGGCCTTCGCCGACTCTGAAATGATCGTGTACGGCCTCATCCTGATGGTGATCATGATTTTCCTCCCGCAAGGGCTCACCCGTGGGATAATGGATGCCTATGAAGGTGCAAGAACCCGAAAAGCCTCAAAATCCGCCTCTATTAACAGTTGA
- the lipB gene encoding lipoyl(octanoyl) transferase LipB translates to MLRKAFLLNLGMLDYNRSRDLQKRLHARRVIDVVPDTVLLVEHPHTITLGRRGNRLCLKASPEDLERMGIPVVQVERGGDVTYHGPGQAVVYPILHLRESGLSLADYVSALESLVIGVLGDFGIKGRRNGKNRGVWVGGDKIASVGIAVSRWVSYHGIALNCTTNLEYFGLIDACGLKGVEMTSISRLLGKDVSGSEVHRSIAFHLRRLFERDWQERTLPEIEALLND, encoded by the coding sequence ATGCTTCGGAAGGCGTTTCTCCTCAATCTCGGCATGCTTGATTACAACCGCTCCCGGGACCTCCAGAAGCGGCTTCACGCGAGAAGGGTCATCGATGTGGTGCCCGATACGGTACTCCTCGTGGAGCATCCTCACACCATTACCCTGGGACGGCGCGGAAACAGGCTTTGCCTGAAAGCGTCGCCGGAGGATCTGGAAAGAATGGGAATCCCCGTCGTCCAGGTCGAAAGGGGCGGGGACGTCACCTATCACGGTCCCGGCCAGGCAGTGGTGTACCCCATCCTTCATCTGCGTGAAAGCGGTCTGAGCCTTGCGGATTACGTGTCGGCGCTCGAAAGTCTTGTCATCGGCGTACTCGGCGACTTCGGGATCAAGGGGAGACGCAACGGCAAGAACCGGGGCGTGTGGGTCGGAGGCGACAAGATCGCTTCCGTCGGAATAGCGGTCAGCAGGTGGGTTTCCTATCATGGTATCGCACTGAACTGCACCACGAATCTCGAATACTTCGGGTTGATCGACGCCTGCGGATTGAAAGGGGTCGAAATGACCTCCATATCCAGGCTCCTGGGAAAGGATGTGTCCGGGTCCGAAGTGCACCGAAGCATCGCTTTTCACCTCCGCAGGCTGTTCGAAAGAGACTGGCAGGAAAGAACACTGCCGGAAATCGAGGCGCTTCTGAACGACTGA
- a CDS encoding branched-chain amino acid ABC transporter permease, which yields MQEFLQYVFSGVTNGSVYAIIALGFSMLFSMTGLINFAQGEFVMLGALGMISLWKGAGLPLPAAIVLSTIGVSAVGLLLERAAIRNVRKPHPIVLVIVTIGASIFLRGAGMIGWGKESYSSPAFSRQGAFEVAGATLLPQSLFILAAVLLIVFGLQFFHRRTLTGKAMLACAISKRAAWLQGIPSERLVLLAFALSAGMGAIGGILIAPISMSSYDMGMTLGLKGFCAAMLGGLGSSLGAVLGGLLLGLLEAFGVGFFSSSLKDAIAFVLLLGILYVRPGGILGAKVVKRF from the coding sequence ATGCAGGAGTTTCTTCAGTACGTTTTCTCAGGGGTCACCAATGGCTCGGTCTACGCCATTATCGCCCTGGGATTTTCCATGCTGTTCAGCATGACGGGTCTGATCAATTTCGCCCAGGGGGAATTCGTCATGCTGGGCGCGCTGGGCATGATTTCCCTGTGGAAAGGAGCGGGGCTGCCGCTGCCGGCCGCCATTGTGCTTTCCACCATCGGGGTGTCCGCGGTCGGGTTGCTCCTGGAGCGGGCGGCGATACGCAATGTGCGCAAACCTCACCCGATCGTTCTTGTCATCGTGACGATTGGAGCGTCCATTTTCCTGCGGGGAGCGGGCATGATCGGATGGGGCAAGGAGTCGTACAGCTCGCCCGCCTTCTCACGCCAGGGCGCATTTGAAGTTGCCGGCGCCACGCTTCTGCCCCAGAGCCTGTTTATTCTGGCCGCGGTTTTGCTCATCGTCTTCGGCTTGCAGTTCTTCCACCGCAGGACGCTTACCGGAAAGGCCATGCTGGCCTGCGCCATCAGCAAGAGAGCGGCGTGGCTCCAGGGCATTCCAAGCGAAAGACTGGTGCTGCTGGCTTTCGCGCTGAGCGCGGGAATGGGGGCGATAGGAGGCATTCTTATCGCGCCGATCTCGATGAGCAGCTACGACATGGGGATGACACTCGGCCTGAAAGGCTTCTGTGCCGCGATGCTCGGCGGATTGGGCAGCTCTCTCGGGGCGGTGCTGGGGGGCCTCCTGTTGGGGCTGCTGGAAGCCTTCGGGGTCGGTTTCTTCTCCTCGAGCCTCAAGGATGCCATCGCCTTCGTTTTGCTCCTGGGCATTCTCTATGTCCGTCCGGGAGGGATACTCGGGGCGAAAGTGGTGAAAAGGTTCTAG
- a CDS encoding bifunctional folylpolyglutamate synthase/dihydrofolate synthase, with amino-acid sequence MSLSEYQDSVDYLFGLQKHGIKFGLNSTNNLLMRLGNPHRSLRCIHIAGTNGKGSTAAMLSSMLRKHGVRVGLYTSPHLVRFTERFRIDEREVRIDRILAIFEKVRKQIDDREPPTFFEVVTAMALLLFAEENVEWAVIETGMGGRLDATNVIHPRVSVITNVTFDHQEYLGSTLSSIAREKAGIIKEEVPVVTGVTQPLVHGVLTATCQRKRAVLYRLGKEFKARRRPGGAARYQGLKWDWPSLEISLPGVHQVRNAALAIAVLEVLEEKGDFYIDSGAVELGLSAVRWPARLEVLGRRPLIVLDGAHNPQGAESLRDALRNCFTYQKLHLVMGIMEDKDIAGIFRRLLPLAETAIFTQPRYSRAAKADRLRQLARPYAGNHCVIPDVAEAIQQAGRFAGPDDLICITGSLYFAGEVKELFGEPIER; translated from the coding sequence ATGTCGCTTTCCGAGTACCAAGATTCCGTGGACTATTTGTTCGGATTGCAGAAACACGGCATCAAATTCGGGCTCAACTCCACGAACAACCTGTTGATGCGGCTGGGGAATCCTCATCGCAGTCTTCGTTGTATTCATATCGCGGGAACGAACGGCAAGGGCTCGACCGCGGCCATGCTGTCCAGCATGTTGAGGAAACACGGGGTGCGGGTCGGTTTGTACACCTCGCCTCACCTGGTGCGCTTTACCGAGAGGTTTCGTATCGACGAGCGGGAGGTGCGCATCGATCGCATCCTTGCGATATTTGAAAAAGTGAGAAAGCAGATCGACGACCGGGAACCGCCGACGTTTTTCGAGGTGGTTACGGCCATGGCACTGCTGTTGTTTGCGGAAGAGAATGTGGAATGGGCGGTCATCGAGACGGGGATGGGCGGACGGCTGGACGCCACCAATGTGATTCATCCCAGGGTTTCGGTGATCACGAATGTCACTTTCGATCATCAGGAATATCTGGGCTCTACACTGTCCTCGATAGCCAGGGAGAAGGCCGGCATCATCAAGGAAGAGGTGCCGGTGGTAACCGGGGTCACGCAGCCCCTGGTCCACGGTGTCCTGACGGCGACCTGCCAGCGAAAGCGCGCCGTTCTATACCGGCTGGGCAAGGAATTCAAAGCGAGAAGAAGACCCGGCGGGGCAGCCCGATACCAGGGGTTGAAATGGGACTGGCCTTCCCTGGAGATCAGCCTGCCCGGGGTGCATCAGGTGCGCAATGCAGCCCTGGCCATAGCGGTACTCGAGGTGCTCGAGGAGAAGGGGGATTTTTATATCGATTCCGGTGCCGTCGAACTGGGCCTTTCAGCGGTTCGCTGGCCGGCGCGACTCGAGGTCCTCGGCCGGAGACCGCTCATTGTTCTGGATGGCGCCCACAATCCCCAGGGAGCCGAATCCCTGAGGGACGCGCTGAGGAATTGCTTCACCTACCAGAAGCTTCACCTGGTCATGGGCATCATGGAAGACAAGGACATTGCCGGCATCTTTCGACGGTTGCTGCCCCTGGCCGAAACGGCAATATTCACCCAGCCCAGGTATTCGCGAGCGGCGAAGGCGGATCGACTGCGGCAATTGGCCAGGCCGTATGCCGGAAATCACTGTGTGATTCCCGATGTGGCGGAGGCGATACAGCAGGCGGGCCGATTTGCCGGGCCGGACGATTTGATCTGTATCACGGGTTCGCTCTATTTTGCGGGTGAAGTGAAGGAATTGTTCGGCGAGCCCATCGAAAGGTGA
- a CDS encoding ABC transporter ATP-binding protein: MKVQEPEKPQNPPLLTVESLSKSFGGIQALYNLSFEVSPGAIHAVIGPNGAGKTTLFNIITGSYDPDEGTIRFRDRKVSGRSVHERVGYGIGRTFQNVELFGSMTALENVLVGRHVKTRCGFWGAVTRLPRVRREEREAREHAMELLRFVGLEELADHRSSDLPFGWQRFLEIARALAVEPALLLLDEPASGLNAVETQRLGELLEQIRGRGITLLLVEHDMSLIMSISDRILVLHQGRKLAEGTPLEVQANEAVISAYLGAD; encoded by the coding sequence ATGAAGGTGCAAGAACCCGAAAAGCCTCAAAATCCGCCTCTATTAACAGTTGAATCGCTGTCCAAATCCTTCGGCGGAATCCAGGCCCTCTACAACCTCTCATTCGAGGTCTCCCCCGGAGCGATTCACGCGGTGATCGGGCCGAACGGGGCGGGAAAGACCACGCTTTTCAACATCATTACCGGGTCGTACGATCCCGATGAAGGCACCATCCGGTTTCGGGACCGCAAGGTTTCGGGGCGGAGCGTTCACGAGCGGGTGGGCTACGGGATCGGGCGTACTTTTCAGAACGTCGAGCTGTTCGGTTCCATGACGGCACTCGAAAACGTGCTGGTCGGCCGCCATGTGAAGACGCGCTGCGGATTCTGGGGGGCCGTCACGCGTCTTCCCCGCGTGCGCCGGGAGGAACGTGAAGCACGGGAACACGCGATGGAGCTGTTGCGCTTCGTGGGGCTGGAAGAACTGGCCGACCATCGCAGCTCGGATCTTCCCTTCGGCTGGCAGCGTTTTCTTGAGATCGCCCGGGCGCTGGCCGTGGAACCCGCCCTGTTGTTGCTGGACGAGCCTGCTTCAGGTCTGAACGCCGTGGAAACCCAGCGTCTCGGAGAACTGCTCGAACAGATCCGCGGACGCGGTATCACCCTGCTGCTCGTGGAACACGACATGTCCCTGATCATGTCGATCTCCGACCGGATCCTGGTGCTGCACCAGGGGCGTAAACTGGCGGAAGGGACGCCGCTGGAGGTCCAGGCCAATGAAGCGGTAATCTCCGCCTACCTGGGTGCCGACTAG
- the rplM gene encoding 50S ribosomal protein L13, which produces MKTISAKFEASQRKWILVDAENQVLGRLASRIAMRLRGKHLPAFTPHVDLGDFVVVINADKVQLTGNKWDQKLYYRHSGYMGGVKVQSARKLNAGNPEKLLRLAVWGMLPKNRLGRKLIKKLKVYKGAEHPHEAQQPTRIAL; this is translated from the coding sequence ATGAAGACAATCAGCGCGAAGTTTGAAGCAAGTCAGCGCAAATGGATCCTGGTGGATGCCGAGAACCAGGTGCTGGGAAGACTCGCCAGCCGTATCGCCATGCGGCTGAGAGGAAAGCACCTGCCCGCATTTACCCCCCACGTGGACCTCGGGGACTTTGTGGTGGTGATCAACGCCGACAAGGTGCAGCTGACCGGAAATAAATGGGACCAGAAACTGTACTATCGCCACAGCGGTTACATGGGTGGGGTGAAAGTGCAGAGTGCGCGGAAGCTCAATGCCGGCAATCCGGAGAAGCTGTTGCGATTGGCGGTGTGGGGCATGCTTCCCAAGAACCGGCTCGGCCGGAAGCTCATCAAGAAGCTCAAGGTCTACAAGGGCGCCGAGCATCCGCATGAAGCTCAGCAACCGACGAGGATCGCCTTGTAG
- a CDS encoding LPS-assembly protein LptD — protein MSHSRHLAMCAVLFTVVASVLHMIAVPCAAEPKSVTTLGFSRESFLGTVQGTWRIEAGSIAYDQSKQVYTAEGGVRITSHERVIQADWATVDMEKRQAELRGHVFLQYGRNWLKGEYVLWNLDMETGWLDGGLIYFAENQLYAEGKYITKIGPHQFEMKEGFLTSCDPANSDWKIKYDEMNVNLNGFAWATHTSFWIRDFPVFYSPYIALPVDQRRQSGFLLPWAGYSKLDGADFEIPFYWAMRGDMDATLFARYMEKRGFMAGAEYRINHRTWGEGVWAVNYLRDQADKDFLFDQGYPFQTRDRYWVRARHNFDLPGEIEARLNLDYVSDRNFLQEFTKGSVSYDYSNKVFRDYFGRGILDDKTSLTRESALYLDKRTESTLVGLDIRYWEQLDDSRDEFTFERLPAVSFNVIPSWIERLPVYYTFDSSLVNYWRREGYKGDRLDVYPRVHYPMHYKNYIDIEPSVGMRASSYWVDWGGDSSLNQLQGRFLTDVRMDMSTRLNRVYPIKIGDYVALEHAIRPEVVYEYVPEAIQGDIPRFDRLDQDQARNALRYGFTTFLTAKEVRQDSEGNSVTSYREFARLKLYQLFNIEDPPPDEAFFNFGEEQGFTSVGMRIDLMPKRYLTLSYDANLYSDSPNGYHQDFLLTLDDGKGHAVRFDYQFREDMPVNELTTEIVFKTFSNLYLNTYHDYSFDQGTIYKQGYGIKYLRGCWALGVAFEKEDNDERVIVSLNLLGLGNLVGSFGYKTGESPSGLP, from the coding sequence ATGAGCCATTCCAGACACCTCGCAATGTGTGCGGTTCTCTTCACCGTGGTTGCCTCGGTTCTCCACATGATCGCGGTTCCCTGCGCTGCCGAGCCAAAGAGCGTCACAACCCTCGGATTCAGCCGCGAAAGCTTTCTGGGAACCGTCCAGGGGACATGGAGAATCGAAGCCGGGAGCATTGCCTACGACCAGTCCAAACAGGTCTACACGGCGGAGGGCGGCGTTCGGATCACATCGCATGAACGTGTCATCCAGGCCGACTGGGCCACCGTGGACATGGAAAAGAGGCAGGCGGAACTGCGCGGACATGTATTTCTCCAGTACGGAAGGAACTGGCTGAAGGGCGAATACGTTCTATGGAACCTGGACATGGAAACGGGGTGGCTGGACGGCGGTCTCATCTATTTTGCCGAGAATCAGTTGTACGCGGAGGGGAAATACATCACCAAGATCGGTCCCCACCAGTTCGAAATGAAGGAAGGCTTTCTGACGAGCTGCGATCCGGCCAATTCGGACTGGAAAATCAAGTACGACGAAATGAACGTCAATTTGAACGGTTTTGCCTGGGCTACCCACACCTCTTTCTGGATCAGGGATTTTCCCGTCTTCTACTCTCCCTATATCGCGCTTCCGGTGGACCAGAGGAGACAGTCCGGGTTCCTGCTGCCCTGGGCCGGTTACTCCAAGCTGGATGGAGCGGATTTTGAGATTCCGTTCTATTGGGCGATGCGGGGGGACATGGACGCGACGCTTTTCGCCCGTTACATGGAGAAGCGCGGCTTCATGGCCGGCGCCGAGTATCGCATCAATCACCGGACATGGGGCGAAGGGGTCTGGGCGGTCAACTATTTGCGGGACCAGGCCGACAAGGACTTCCTGTTCGACCAGGGCTACCCTTTCCAGACCCGGGACCGTTACTGGGTGAGGGCCAGGCACAATTTCGATTTGCCGGGGGAAATCGAGGCGCGTTTGAACCTCGACTACGTGAGCGACCGGAATTTTCTCCAGGAGTTCACGAAAGGATCGGTCTCCTATGACTATTCCAACAAGGTGTTTCGCGACTACTTCGGACGCGGCATACTCGACGACAAAACGTCCTTGACGCGTGAATCCGCTTTGTACCTGGACAAGAGGACGGAGTCGACACTGGTCGGCCTGGACATCCGCTATTGGGAACAGCTTGACGATTCCCGGGACGAATTCACGTTCGAGCGGCTGCCTGCGGTATCGTTCAATGTCATCCCGTCCTGGATCGAGCGGTTGCCGGTCTATTACACGTTCGACAGCTCGCTGGTCAACTACTGGCGCAGGGAAGGCTACAAAGGGGACCGCCTGGACGTGTATCCGCGCGTCCACTACCCGATGCACTACAAGAACTACATTGACATCGAGCCTTCGGTGGGGATGCGCGCCTCCTCGTACTGGGTCGACTGGGGGGGCGACAGCTCTCTCAACCAGTTGCAGGGGAGGTTCCTGACCGATGTGCGGATGGACATGAGCACGCGGCTGAATCGGGTGTATCCGATCAAGATCGGCGACTATGTGGCGCTGGAGCACGCCATACGGCCCGAGGTCGTGTATGAGTACGTCCCGGAGGCCATCCAGGGAGACATCCCGCGGTTCGATCGACTGGACCAGGATCAGGCGAGAAACGCCTTGCGATACGGGTTCACCACGTTCCTCACGGCCAAGGAGGTTCGGCAGGATTCCGAAGGGAATTCGGTCACAAGCTATCGTGAATTCGCGCGGTTGAAGTTGTACCAGCTGTTCAACATCGAAGACCCGCCGCCCGACGAAGCATTTTTCAATTTCGGCGAGGAGCAGGGGTTCACATCCGTGGGAATGCGGATCGACCTCATGCCGAAGCGCTACCTCACGCTGTCCTACGATGCCAATCTTTATTCGGACTCACCCAACGGCTACCACCAGGATTTCCTGCTGACCCTGGACGATGGGAAAGGCCACGCGGTGCGGTTCGACTACCAGTTCCGCGAGGACATGCCCGTCAACGAGCTGACCACGGAAATCGTGTTCAAGACGTTTTCAAACCTGTATTTGAACACGTACCATGATTACTCCTTCGACCAGGGCACGATTTACAAGCAAGGCTACGGGATAAAGTACCTGCGCGGATGCTGGGCCCTCGGCGTGGCCTTTGAGAAGGAAGACAACGACGAGCGGGTGATCGTTTCGCTCAACCTGCTCGGTCTGGGCAACCTGGTGGGCAGTTTCGGCTACAAGACGGGAGAGAGTCCCTCCGGTCTGCCGTGA
- a CDS encoding phenylacetate--CoA ligase family protein has translation MPIWNRRDECYDADERLQQQMERLQSALNRAYNVPFYRNHFARHGVEPSVVESIEDLSRIPFIEPCHFSENYPYGLFAVPLRDIVRIHTARGNGPLPVVSGYTKKDLLIWRELVARALTAAGVSSTDILQVELDPGLANWGRDYKDGAESVGAGVIPMTTLPPEKQLMILKDYKTSVLVTSASGAEQLVYHLFRANLNPNELALKTLILVGDAPGDNVRGNLEEQLHVRAWLHHGLNEVPGPALGFECEERNGLHVSEDHFLIEVVNPDTGELVKAGEEGELVLTTLTTRAYPLIRFRTGDRVRLLHGACPCGRTLRRVEWLPYRADDMMVIRGVKVYHKQIFHILTRELGFEPPLYRFMAVKQQMMEYLEVSLGVNESIFSDEIKEMQKLSQKLSDELSLEIGLPVAIRLKEQGSFT, from the coding sequence ATGCCCATCTGGAATCGCAGGGATGAATGCTACGATGCGGACGAGCGACTCCAGCAGCAGATGGAGCGTCTGCAGAGCGCGCTCAACCGAGCCTACAACGTTCCCTTCTACCGGAATCATTTTGCCCGGCACGGGGTTGAGCCTTCCGTAGTGGAAAGCATCGAGGACCTGTCCCGCATTCCGTTCATCGAGCCGTGCCATTTCAGTGAGAATTACCCCTACGGCCTCTTTGCGGTGCCCCTGCGCGATATCGTGCGCATCCACACCGCGCGCGGCAACGGCCCTCTGCCGGTGGTGAGCGGCTACACGAAAAAGGATCTGCTGATTTGGAGGGAACTGGTGGCACGTGCATTGACGGCCGCCGGTGTGTCCTCCACGGACATTCTGCAGGTCGAGCTCGACCCGGGCCTGGCCAACTGGGGGCGCGACTACAAGGACGGGGCGGAATCCGTGGGCGCCGGCGTCATTCCGATGACCACACTGCCCCCCGAAAAGCAGTTGATGATCCTGAAGGACTACAAGACTTCCGTTCTCGTCACCAGCGCGTCGGGGGCGGAGCAACTGGTCTACCACCTGTTCCGGGCGAACCTGAATCCCAACGAGCTCGCCCTCAAGACGCTCATCCTCGTGGGTGACGCTCCCGGAGACAATGTCCGGGGCAATCTGGAGGAGCAGCTCCATGTGCGCGCGTGGCTGCACCATGGACTGAACGAAGTGCCGGGACCGGCTTTGGGATTCGAGTGCGAGGAGCGCAACGGGCTCCATGTCAGTGAGGACCACTTCCTGATCGAAGTCGTCAATCCCGATACCGGGGAACTCGTGAAGGCCGGCGAGGAAGGCGAACTGGTACTTACGACCCTGACCACGCGCGCCTATCCCTTGATTCGGTTTCGCACCGGAGACCGGGTCCGGCTTCTGCACGGCGCCTGTCCCTGCGGACGCACTCTGCGACGCGTGGAATGGCTGCCCTATCGCGCCGACGACATGATGGTGATTCGCGGCGTGAAGGTCTATCACAAACAAATCTTTCACATTCTCACGCGTGAACTGGGATTCGAACCCCCTCTCTATCGTTTCATGGCTGTGAAACAGCAGATGATGGAATACCTCGAGGTTTCCCTGGGCGTGAACGAGAGCATCTTTTCCGATGAGATCAAGGAAATGCAGAAGCTCTCTCAGAAGCTCTCCGACGAGCTGTCGTTGGAAATCGGCTTGCCCGTCGCCATCAGACTCAAGGAGCAGGGGTCTTTCACATAA